A stretch of the Ischnura elegans chromosome 5, ioIscEleg1.1, whole genome shotgun sequence genome encodes the following:
- the LOC124158747 gene encoding transmembrane protein 222, which translates to MGEAAMDNSSFYNSVHSGLENGEVSSAVDEMVPDIDHAKLRYPFCIVWTPIPLLTWLIPVIGHMGICTSKGIIRDFAGPYVVSEDRMAFGNPTKYWQLTPARAKGGTSGWDSAVYSASEEYKTRMHNLCCDNCHSHVAYALTLMKYNDIQWNMIMVWFYFTLHCKYISVLDWFKTWLPFLLLVIVIVCVCTWL; encoded by the exons ATGGGTGAGGCTGCTATGGATAATTCTTCTTTTTACAACAGCGTACACAGTGGTTTAGAAAACGGAGAAGTTAGTAGTGCAGTCGATGAGATGGTCCCGGATATTGATCATGCGAAACTGAGATATCCATTCTGCATAGTGTGGACGCCTATTCCACTTTTGAC gtGGTTAATTCCTGTGATTGGTCATATGGGAATTTGTACTTCCAAAGGGATAATCAGAGATTTTGCTGGACCGTATGTCGTCTCTGAAGACAGGATGGCATTTGGAAATCCTACCAAATATTGGCAATTAACACCAGCAAGAGCAAAAGGGGGTACGTCAGGGTGGGATAGCGCTGTTTATTCTGCATCTGAGGAGTATAAGACTCGAATg CACAACTTATGCTGTGACAATTGTCACTCACATGTAGCCTATGCTCTAACGTTGATGAAGTACAATGACATCCAATGGAACATGATCATGGTTTGGTTTTATTTCACTCTGCATTGCAAGTACATCAG CGTTCTAGACTGGTTTAAGACATGGCTGCCATTCCTTCTACTTGTCATTGTTATTGTGTGCGTCTGTACTTGGCTGTGA
- the LOC124158746 gene encoding 26S proteasome regulatory subunit 8, translating to MTHRNLQMEIDEKASKGEGFRQYYITKIEELQLIVAEKSQNLRRLQAQRNELNAKVRMLREELQLLQEQGSYVGEVVKPMDKKKVLVKVHPEGKFVVDLDKNIDINDVTPNSRVALRNESYTLHKILPNKVDPLVSLMMVEKVPDSTYEMVGGLDKQIKEIKEVIELPVKHPELFDALGIAQPKGVLLYGPPGTGKTLLARAVAHHTECTFIRVSGSELVQKFIGEGSRMVRELFVMAREHAPSIIFMDEIDSIGSSRIESGSGGDSEVQRTMLELLNQLDGFEATKNIKVIMATNRIDVLDPALLRPGRIDRKIEFPPPNEEARLDILKIHSRKMNLTRGINLRKIAELMPGASGAEVKGVCTEAGMYALRERRVHVTQEDFEMAVGKVMQKDSDKNMSIKKLWK from the exons ATGACGCACAGGAATTTGCAG ATGGAGATAGATGAGAAAGCATCGAAGGGAGAAGGTTTCAGGCAGTACTATATAACTAAAATTGAGGAACTGCAGCTCATCGTTGCTGAGAAGAGCCAGAATCTCAGGCGTCTTCAAGCTCAGAGGAATGAACTCAATGCTAAAG tTCGGATGCTTCGAGAGGAACTACAACTTCTCCAAGAACAAGGTTCCTATGTTGGAGAAGTTGTGAAGCCAATGGACAAAAAGAAAGTCCTGGTTAAGGTACATCCGGAAGGAAAATTCGTCGTAGATTTGGATAAAAACATTGATATAAATGATGTGACTCCCAATTCTAGGGTAGCTTTGAGAAATGAAAGCTATACATTGCATAAAATACTCCCTAATAAG GTTGATCCTCTTGTATCTTTGATGATGGTTGAGAAAGTGCCTGACAGCACGTACGAAATGGTTGGTGGGTTGGACAAgcaaattaaagaaattaaagaagtgattgaGCTCCCAGTGAAACATCCTGAGCTCTTTGATGCTTTGGGAATTGCCCAGCCGAAAGGGGTTTTACTGTACGGTCCACCCGGCACAG GAAAGACTTTGTTGGCTCGTGCAGTGGCTCATCACACAGAATGCACATTCATTAGGGTTTCTGGGTCTGAACTTGTCCAGAAGTTTATTGGAGAGGGATCAAGGATGGTGAGGGAGTTATTCGTGATGGCAAG AGAGCATGCTCCTTCTATCATTTTCATGGATGAAATAGATTCCATAGGTTCATCTAGGATTGAATCTGGGAGTGGTGGTGACTCAGAGGTGCAGAGGACGATGTTAGAGTTGCTTAATCAGCTGGATGGTTTTGAAGCTACCAAAAATATCAAG GTCATCATGGCTACTAACAGAATTGATGTTCTTGATCCTGCACTGTTGCGTCCAGGGCGTATTGATCGTAAAATTGAGTTCCCACCTCCAAATGAAGAGGCCAGGTTGGACATTCTGAAAATTCATTCCAGGAAAATGAACCTCACTAGAGGTATTAACTTGAGAAAAATTGCTGAGCTCATGCCGGGTGCCTCTGGAGCGGAAGTGAAG GGTGTCTGCACAGAAGCTGGCATGTATGCCCTAAGGGAAAGGCGGGTGCATGTTACTCAAGAAGATTTTGAGATGGCTGTAGGAAAAGTGATGCAGAAAGACTCAGACAAAAACATGTCAATCAAGAAACTGTGGAAATAG